One genomic region from Laspinema palackyanum D2c encodes:
- a CDS encoding serine hydrolase domain-containing protein has protein sequence MQELKALKNLNSILEPIQQTHPLPALAAAIVTSEGMSAIGAVGERKYGSGIPVTIGDRFHLGSCTKAMTATLLGRLVEAGQLEWQTTLAEAFPRLEMLPVYRSVTLEQLLSHQGGFPEPHQPWLPGKMTLEMLDLPGSIQQQRYTYLTLALQQPPLFAIGEFHYSNMGYVVAAAMAEQALGASWEDLITQQLFQPLGMTTAGFGPMGTPGQIDQPWQHILENGQIEAISPEPENDNPPLLAPAGLVHCSLADWGKFIALHLQGERGNSTLLKPETLQKLHTPVGESPQDSAPGSYAFGWVALERDWGGGRVLWHNGTNTLNYAVVWMAPQRDFAIMAVTNIGGELAILPLDEAVGVALASLH, from the coding sequence TTGCAGGAACTCAAAGCCCTGAAAAATCTAAACTCAATCCTAGAACCGATTCAACAGACCCACCCATTACCAGCTTTAGCAGCGGCCATCGTCACCAGCGAAGGGATGAGCGCAATCGGTGCGGTGGGTGAGCGTAAATATGGCAGCGGCATTCCCGTGACCATTGGCGATCGGTTCCATCTGGGTTCCTGTACCAAAGCGATGACCGCCACGTTGCTCGGCAGATTGGTCGAAGCAGGCCAGTTAGAATGGCAAACTACCTTAGCTGAAGCCTTTCCGCGTCTGGAAATGTTGCCGGTTTATCGCAGCGTGACCCTCGAACAACTGTTGTCCCATCAAGGTGGATTCCCTGAACCGCACCAACCTTGGTTGCCGGGAAAAATGACCTTAGAAATGCTTGACTTACCCGGTTCGATTCAGCAGCAGCGCTATACTTATCTCACATTAGCCTTGCAACAACCGCCCCTATTTGCAATCGGTGAGTTCCACTATTCCAACATGGGCTATGTGGTCGCTGCGGCTATGGCCGAACAAGCGCTGGGTGCATCCTGGGAGGACCTCATCACCCAGCAACTCTTTCAACCCTTGGGGATGACGACGGCGGGCTTTGGGCCAATGGGAACTCCCGGCCAAATCGACCAACCCTGGCAGCATATTTTAGAAAACGGTCAGATTGAGGCCATTTCCCCCGAACCCGAGAACGATAATCCCCCGTTGCTTGCCCCCGCAGGTCTCGTACACTGTTCCCTGGCGGACTGGGGCAAGTTTATCGCGCTGCATCTGCAAGGGGAACGAGGCAACTCGACTTTGCTAAAACCAGAAACGCTCCAAAAACTGCATACCCCTGTTGGTGAGAGTCCGCAAGATTCAGCACCGGGCAGCTACGCATTCGGGTGGGTCGCACTCGAACGGGACTGGGGCGGTGGCCGCGTCCTCTGGCATAATGGCACCAACACCTTAAATTATGCCGTAGTTTGGATGGCACCCCAGCGAGATTTTGCGATTATGGCGGTTACCAATATCGGCGGTGAGCTGGCAATCCTGCCTTTGGATGAAGCCGTGGGTGTGGCATTGGCTTCCCTGCACTAA